The proteins below are encoded in one region of Paramisgurnus dabryanus chromosome 2, PD_genome_1.1, whole genome shotgun sequence:
- the LOC135783404 gene encoding uncharacterized protein, whose product MAERANRETHKWTPEETRRLIRFRAENEQRFLRSKYTAKQLWETLIKDLGLEGKVTGQQASKKWENLKKKYKDLKTPKTGSGTDAGEVTASSWQYFEEMHEVLGSRPSIDPPVVVSSFTDEEQITLTMESVDFSEIPAVSTTGPLPNTSEETASSSTASSMMVASPPTPSPKKRKRKSNPILDFLTEESIKEQKRHEESEAKTVRFLDLFEKMIDKL is encoded by the exons ATGGCCGAACGAGCGAACAGAGAAACCCATAAAT GGACACCTGAGGAAACACGAAGGCTCATACGTTTTCGTGCTGAAAACGAGCAGCGCTTCTTGCGATCGaaatacactgcaaaacaaCTTTGGGA GACACTTATAAAAGACTTGGGTTTGGAGGGAAAGGTGACTGGCCAACAGGCATCAAAGAAGTGGGAAAATTTAAAGAAGAAATACAAG GACCTTAAAACACCAAAAACTGGCTCTGGAACAGATGCTGGAGAGGTAACTGCTTCTTCGTGGCAGTATTTTGAAGAAATGCATGAGGTGTTGGGTTCCAGGCCTTCTATAGATCCTCCTGTGGTGGTTTCTTCATTCACTGATGAGGAACAAATAACACTCACcatg GAAAGTGTTGACTTCAGTGAAATTCCTGCTGTCAGCACCACTGGACCACTGCCAAATACATCAGAAGAGACAGCCTCTTCTAGCACAGCATCCTCCATGATGGTAGCAAGCCCCCCAACTCCATCTCccaaaaaaaggaaaagaaaaagtaatccaattttagattttttaactGAAGAGTCCATCAAGGAACAGAAACGCCACGAAGAGAGTGAGGCCAAAACTGTGAGGTTTTTGGATCTATTTGAAAAAATGATAGACAAATTATAG